CGCGTCAGCTCGAACTCGTGGGGCTCGGCGCCGATGCCTTCGAAGAGGTGGCGGCCTTCGCCGAGAATCGTGGGGACGAGATGGAGTTGGACTTCGTCGAGAACGCCGGCCGACAGCGCGGCCGCGGCGACGCCGATGCCGTGGACGAGGACATCGCGGTCGCCCGCCGCCTGCTTGGCGCGCGCGATCGCCTCGCTCACGTCGTCGAGGACCGTGATCAGCGGCCATTGTTCGACGTCGGCAGGCGTGCGGGTGCGGGTGAGGATGAAGATCGACACCCCGTCGTGGTGGTCGCCCTTCCACCAGCCCGCCGGTTCGACCGTGCCGCGACCCGCGACCACCGCGCCGGTCGCCCTGATCTCGTCCATCGGCTCGCCGTTGACGTTATCGGGACGGCCGGGGATGCCACCTTGGCCGGTCTCGGCTCCGTTGTAGAACCATTGATGCAGCCGTAAACCGTTATCGCCGAGGCCGTTGCCGGGAGCCTCGTTCGGTCCGCAGACGAAACCGTCGAGCGATACGGACATGTCAAGCACACTCTTGGACATCGCTTCTCCTCCTCGTGTCGATCGGCGCGGGTCGTGTTCGCCGCTTTTACCCGGACGACGAACCGCCCCCACCGAAATCGACACAAGCAGGTGAGTTCGCACTTTCGGTCGCTATGCGGCCGTTTCTGCGAACTCACCCGTGGGGTAGAAGATGGCGATATGGGTTTCGTGCGCTTCTGCGCGTGTTGCTTGGGAATCGGCGCGTGTCTTGTGACGGTCGGCTGCGGCGGGTCCTCGGAGGGGACTACGGGCGGCACGACCGTGCCGGGCGGCTCACCGTCGGCGGGCAATGCAAATGGCCGCCGGGCGATTCACGAACCGGTGCAGTCGCGGGGGATCAAAGGGGAAGACCCGCGGGCGGAAGCGGCGACCACCGCACGGATCTCGGC
The sequence above is drawn from the Acidimicrobiia bacterium genome and encodes:
- a CDS encoding dihydrofolate reductase family protein, giving the protein MRTHLLVSISVGAVRRPGKSGEHDPRRSTRGGEAMSKSVLDMSVSLDGFVCGPNEAPGNGLGDNGLRLHQWFYNGAETGQGGIPGRPDNVNGEPMDEIRATGAVVAGRGTVEPAGWWKGDHHDGVSIFILTRTRTPADVEQWPLITVLDDVSEAIARAKQAAGDRDVLVHGIGVAAAALSAGVLDEVQLHLVPTILGEGRHLFEGIGAEPHEFELTRLVEGPGVTHLRYRVL